One genomic segment of Trichococcus shcherbakoviae includes these proteins:
- the rpmG gene encoding 50S ribosomal protein L33: MAIRKAALACTVCGSRNYTITPTEKGRTERLEVKKFCRYCGKHTLHKETK; encoded by the coding sequence ATGGCTATCAGAAAAGCCGCATTAGCCTGTACCGTATGTGGATCAAGGAACTACACCATCACACCTACTGAAAAAGGTCGTACAGAACGTTTGGAAGTCAAGAAATTTTGCCGGTACTGCGGAAAGCATACCTTGCACAAAGAAACGAAATAA
- the rplK gene encoding 50S ribosomal protein L11, whose translation MAKKVVKLVKLQIPAGKASPAPPVGPALGQAQVNIMGFCKEFNARTADQAGMIIPVVISVYEDRSFTFITKTPPAPVLLKKAAGIESGSGEPNKKKVGTVTRDQVKEIAETKMVDLNAADVEAAMRMVEGTARSMGITVQD comes from the coding sequence GTGGCTAAAAAAGTTGTTAAATTAGTTAAGTTACAAATTCCTGCAGGTAAAGCATCTCCTGCTCCACCAGTAGGTCCAGCTTTGGGTCAAGCACAAGTAAACATCATGGGATTCTGTAAAGAATTCAATGCACGTACAGCTGACCAAGCAGGTATGATCATTCCCGTTGTTATTTCTGTATATGAAGATCGTTCATTCACCTTCATTACTAAAACTCCTCCAGCTCCAGTATTACTGAAAAAAGCTGCAGGTATCGAATCAGGTTCAGGCGAACCGAACAAGAAAAAAGTTGGTACCGTAACACGTGACCAAGTTAAAGAAATCGCTGAAACAAAAATGGTAGACTTGAATGCAGCAGACGTAGAAGCTGCTATGCGTATGGTCGAAGGTACTGCCCGTTCAATGGGTATTACAGTTCAAGACTAA
- the rplL gene encoding 50S ribosomal protein L7/L12, giving the protein MSLNIEAIIADIKVATVLELNDLVKAIEEEFGVTAAAPVAAAGAVAAAEEEQTEFNVELTSAGDSKIKVIKVVREATGLGLKEAKALVDAAPGLIKEAVSKEDAEALKAQLEEVGASVTVK; this is encoded by the coding sequence ATGTCATTAAACATCGAAGCAATCATTGCTGACATCAAAGTAGCAACAGTTTTAGAATTAAACGACTTAGTAAAAGCTATCGAAGAAGAATTCGGCGTAACAGCTGCAGCTCCAGTAGCAGCAGCAGGTGCAGTAGCAGCAGCAGAAGAAGAGCAAACTGAATTCAACGTTGAATTAACTTCAGCTGGAGATTCAAAAATCAAAGTAATCAAAGTTGTACGTGAAGCTACAGGCCTAGGCTTGAAAGAAGCTAAAGCTTTAGTTGACGCTGCTCCTGGACTTATCAAGGAAGCTGTATCTAAAGAAGATGCTGAAGCATTGAAAGCTCAATTAGAAGAAGTTGGCGCTTCTGTAACAGTTAAATAA
- the rplJ gene encoding 50S ribosomal protein L10: MSEAAIAKKQLLVEELTTKIQESASVVVVDYLGLTVEQVTELRKQLREAGVEMKVIKNSLMVRAAVAAGLEGMESIFKGPTAVAFSSEDVVAPAKIMAEFAKTADKLEIKGGIVEGNVSSKEEIEALAKLPNREGMLSMLLSVLQAPVRNFALAIKAVSEKDGEAA; the protein is encoded by the coding sequence ATGAGTGAAGCTGCTATTGCAAAAAAACAATTGTTGGTTGAAGAACTAACAACAAAAATCCAAGAATCCGCATCTGTAGTCGTTGTTGATTATTTAGGTCTTACTGTTGAACAGGTGACTGAATTAAGAAAACAATTGCGTGAAGCTGGCGTAGAAATGAAAGTTATCAAAAACTCTCTAATGGTACGTGCTGCTGTCGCTGCAGGTTTGGAAGGAATGGAAAGCATTTTCAAAGGACCTACTGCTGTTGCATTCAGTTCTGAAGATGTTGTTGCTCCAGCCAAAATCATGGCTGAATTCGCAAAAACTGCTGATAAACTAGAAATCAAAGGTGGTATCGTTGAAGGTAACGTTTCTTCTAAAGAAGAAATCGAAGCTTTGGCAAAACTACCAAACCGCGAAGGTATGCTTTCTATGTTACTTTCAGTACTACAAGCTCCAGTCCGCAACTTTGCGTTGGCTATTAAAGCTGTATCCGAGAAAGACGGCGAAGCTGCATAA
- the nusG gene encoding transcription termination/antitermination protein NusG, producing the protein METIENEKQWYVLHTYSGYENKVKLNIESRAQSMNMEDHIFRVVIPEEEQVEVKDGKEKATTQKTFPGYVLVEMIMSDEAWFVVRNTPGVTGFVGSHGAGSKPSALLNEEIEVILKRMGMSTRMHDVKFEKGEPVTITDGAFNGLSGFVEEVDSEKGKLKVMIEMFGRETIAELDYDQVDKG; encoded by the coding sequence ATGGAAACGATCGAAAACGAAAAACAATGGTATGTGTTGCACACTTATTCAGGTTATGAGAACAAAGTGAAGCTGAACATCGAATCGCGTGCGCAAAGCATGAACATGGAAGACCATATCTTCCGCGTTGTCATCCCGGAAGAAGAGCAAGTAGAAGTGAAGGACGGCAAAGAGAAGGCTACTACGCAAAAAACCTTCCCTGGTTATGTATTGGTTGAAATGATCATGTCTGATGAAGCATGGTTCGTTGTCCGTAATACACCGGGCGTTACCGGTTTCGTCGGATCACATGGAGCAGGAAGCAAGCCATCCGCTTTATTGAATGAAGAAATCGAAGTCATTCTGAAGCGCATGGGCATGAGCACACGCATGCATGACGTGAAATTCGAAAAAGGCGAGCCTGTCACCATCACCGATGGCGCATTCAATGGCTTGTCAGGGTTCGTTGAAGAAGTGGACAGCGAAAAAGGCAAGTTGAAAGTCATGATCGAAATGTTCGGCCGCGAAACGATTGCCGAGCTCGATTACGACCAAGTAGATAAAGGTTAA
- the rpoB gene encoding DNA-directed RNA polymerase subunit beta → MLGHNEKFGKQRTRRSYSRISEVLELPNLIEIQTDSYEWFLETGIKEMFKDITPIEDHTGNLALEFVDYEFHDPKYTVSEARAHDANYSAPIYVKLRLINKETGEIKDQEVFFGDFPLMTDMGTFIINGAERVIVSQLVRSPGVYFHKKMDKNGKESFGNTLIPNRGAWLEYETDAKDISYVRIDRTRKIPLTVLVRALGFGSDDQILEIFGDHESLRLTMEKDVHKNASDSRTEEALKDVYERLRPGEPKTADSSRNLLNARFFDPRRYDMAPVGRYKVNKKLNVKTRLYNQILAETLVDPETGEIIAEKGTELDRGMMERLTPYLDNGLNQVTLYPSDDGVVTDPVVMQVVKVYSKKDPEKVINIIGNSEIADDIKHLTTADIFASMNYFFNLTEGLGTTDDIDHLGNRRIRSVGELLQNQFRIGLSRMERVVRERMSIQDVSTVTPQQLINIRPVVAAIKEFFGSSQLSQFMDQTNPLGELTHKRRLSALGPGGLTRDRAGYEVRDVHYSHYGRMCPIETPEGPNIGLINSLSSYAKINKYGFIETPYRRVDWNTHKVTNIIDYLTADEEDNFTVAQANSVLLEDGSFANNIVMARYIHDNLEVPIERVDYMDVSPKQVVAVATACIPFLENDDSNRALMGANMQRQAVPLINPQAPFVGTGMEYKAAHDSGAALLCQNDGVVEYVDAKEIRVRRDNGALDKYEIIKFQRSNSGTCYNQRPIVALGDRVDVGETLADGPSMEKGEMALGQNVLVAFMTWEGYNYEDAVIMNERLVRDDVYTSIHIEEYESEARDTKLGPEEITRELPNVGEDALKDLDERGIIRVGAEVKDGDILVGKVTPKGMTELSAEERLLHAIFGEKAREVRDTSLRVPHGGGGIVHDVKIFTREAGDELSPGVNLLVRVYIVQKRKINEGDKMAGRHGNKGVVSRIMPEEDMPYMPDGTPVDIMLNPLGVPSRMNIGQVLELHLGMAARSLGIYVASPVFDGADEDDVWGTVAEAGMANDAKTILYDGRTGQPFDNRVSVGVMYYLKLSHMVDDKLHARSTGPYSLVTQQPLGGKAQFGGQRFGEMEVWALEAYGAAYTLQEILTYKSDDVVGRVKTYEAIVKGETIPRPGVPESFRVLVKELQALGLDMKVLDEAEEEIELRDMDEEDDVVNMERLNKQSEAMKRD, encoded by the coding sequence TTGTTAGGGCATAATGAAAAATTCGGGAAACAACGTACCCGCAGAAGTTATTCGCGTATCAGTGAAGTGTTAGAGCTTCCTAACCTGATTGAGATTCAAACGGATTCTTATGAATGGTTCCTGGAAACCGGAATCAAAGAGATGTTCAAGGACATCACGCCGATTGAAGATCACACAGGGAACTTAGCATTGGAATTTGTCGACTATGAATTCCATGATCCAAAATACACTGTTTCAGAAGCACGTGCACATGATGCCAACTACTCGGCACCGATTTATGTAAAACTGCGTTTGATCAACAAAGAAACAGGCGAAATCAAAGACCAGGAAGTTTTCTTTGGTGACTTCCCATTAATGACAGACATGGGTACCTTCATCATCAACGGAGCGGAACGTGTTATCGTCTCCCAATTGGTTCGTTCTCCAGGCGTTTATTTCCATAAAAAGATGGATAAAAACGGAAAAGAAAGCTTCGGAAACACATTGATTCCTAACCGTGGCGCATGGTTGGAATATGAGACGGATGCGAAAGACATCTCTTACGTCCGTATCGACCGCACCAGAAAAATCCCGTTGACCGTTTTGGTCCGCGCATTGGGCTTCGGTTCGGATGATCAGATCCTTGAGATCTTCGGCGACCACGAAAGCTTACGTTTGACTATGGAAAAAGACGTGCATAAAAACGCATCGGACTCCAGAACAGAAGAAGCGTTGAAAGACGTCTACGAGAGACTTCGTCCGGGCGAACCGAAAACTGCAGACAGCTCGCGTAACTTGCTGAATGCCCGTTTCTTCGACCCAAGAAGATATGACATGGCTCCAGTTGGACGCTACAAAGTAAACAAAAAATTGAATGTCAAAACACGCTTGTACAACCAGATATTGGCTGAAACATTGGTCGATCCTGAAACAGGTGAAATCATCGCAGAAAAAGGGACCGAATTGGACCGCGGCATGATGGAACGCTTAACGCCTTATTTGGACAACGGCTTGAATCAAGTGACGTTGTATCCTTCTGATGATGGCGTTGTGACTGATCCGGTCGTTATGCAAGTAGTGAAAGTCTACTCTAAGAAAGACCCTGAAAAAGTCATCAACATCATCGGGAATTCTGAAATTGCTGACGATATTAAACATCTGACGACTGCCGACATCTTTGCTTCCATGAACTATTTCTTCAACCTTACTGAAGGATTGGGAACAACGGATGACATCGACCACTTGGGTAACAGACGTATCCGTTCAGTCGGAGAGTTGTTGCAGAACCAATTCCGTATCGGTTTGTCACGGATGGAGCGTGTCGTGCGCGAAAGAATGTCCATTCAGGATGTTTCTACCGTAACGCCGCAACAATTGATCAACATCCGCCCGGTAGTGGCTGCAATCAAAGAATTCTTTGGTTCATCCCAATTGTCACAGTTCATGGACCAAACGAATCCGTTGGGCGAATTGACGCACAAACGCCGTCTTTCTGCCTTAGGACCCGGCGGTTTGACGAGAGACCGTGCCGGATATGAAGTCCGAGACGTTCACTATTCCCACTATGGCCGTATGTGTCCGATCGAAACGCCTGAGGGCCCGAATATCGGACTGATCAACAGCTTGTCCAGTTATGCAAAAATCAACAAATATGGCTTCATCGAAACGCCTTACCGTCGTGTCGACTGGAACACGCATAAAGTTACCAATATCATCGACTACTTGACCGCTGACGAAGAAGATAACTTCACCGTTGCGCAAGCCAACTCGGTCCTATTGGAAGACGGAAGCTTCGCCAACAATATCGTCATGGCCCGTTATATCCATGACAACTTGGAAGTTCCGATCGAACGCGTCGATTACATGGACGTTTCTCCAAAACAAGTAGTTGCTGTCGCGACAGCCTGCATTCCGTTCTTGGAAAACGATGACTCCAACCGTGCTTTGATGGGTGCCAACATGCAACGTCAAGCTGTTCCATTGATCAACCCGCAAGCACCGTTTGTCGGTACCGGGATGGAGTACAAAGCCGCTCATGACTCAGGTGCAGCTCTGTTGTGCCAGAATGATGGTGTGGTTGAATACGTGGATGCCAAAGAAATCCGTGTCCGTCGCGACAATGGCGCTTTGGATAAATACGAAATCATCAAGTTCCAACGTTCCAACTCAGGAACTTGCTATAACCAACGTCCGATCGTAGCTTTGGGAGACCGTGTCGATGTCGGCGAGACATTAGCGGATGGCCCATCTATGGAAAAAGGCGAAATGGCCCTTGGACAGAACGTTTTGGTTGCCTTCATGACTTGGGAAGGTTACAACTATGAAGATGCTGTTATAATGAACGAACGTCTTGTCCGTGATGATGTGTACACTTCTATCCATATCGAAGAATACGAATCAGAAGCACGTGATACGAAACTTGGACCTGAAGAAATCACCCGCGAATTGCCTAACGTCGGCGAAGATGCTTTGAAAGATCTTGACGAGCGCGGCATCATCCGCGTCGGTGCGGAAGTTAAAGACGGGGATATCCTGGTCGGTAAAGTCACTCCTAAAGGGATGACGGAACTGTCTGCGGAAGAGCGTCTATTGCATGCCATCTTCGGTGAAAAAGCCCGCGAAGTGCGCGATACATCGCTACGTGTTCCTCACGGCGGCGGCGGTATCGTCCACGATGTTAAGATCTTTACACGTGAAGCAGGGGATGAACTGTCACCTGGCGTGAATCTGTTGGTGCGTGTCTACATCGTTCAAAAACGTAAGATCAACGAAGGGGATAAAATGGCCGGACGTCATGGTAACAAAGGGGTTGTATCCCGTATCATGCCTGAAGAAGATATGCCATACATGCCAGACGGCACTCCTGTTGACATCATGTTGAACCCTCTAGGGGTACCATCGCGTATGAACATCGGACAAGTATTGGAACTTCACTTAGGTATGGCTGCCCGTTCATTAGGCATCTATGTCGCATCTCCGGTATTCGATGGTGCGGATGAAGATGACGTTTGGGGTACTGTGGCTGAAGCCGGTATGGCGAACGATGCCAAAACAATCCTATATGATGGCCGTACAGGTCAACCATTCGATAACCGTGTATCAGTCGGCGTCATGTACTATCTGAAACTTTCCCACATGGTTGATGATAAATTGCATGCTCGTTCAACTGGACCATACTCTCTAGTTACACAACAGCCGTTGGGTGGTAAAGCTCAGTTCGGTGGACAACGTTTCGGAGAGATGGAAGTTTGGGCACTGGAAGCTTATGGTGCTGCCTATACATTGCAAGAAATCTTGACATACAAATCAGATGATGTTGTCGGTCGTGTGAAAACATACGAAGCGATCGTCAAAGGCGAAACAATTCCTCGTCCAGGTGTACCTGAATCATTCCGCGTATTGGTGAAAGAATTGCAAGCACTCGGATTGGATATGAAAGTGCTTGATGAAGCAGAAGAAGAAATCGAATTGCGCGACATGGATGAAGAAGACGATGTTGTGAATATGGAAAGATTAAATAAACAATCTGAAGCAATGAAGAGAGACTAA
- a CDS encoding class I SAM-dependent methyltransferase: MSNHYYTKNPETESKETSWTFPLRGREFRFISDSGVFSKRTVDFGSRLLIESFRLNEEVAGDILDVGCGYGPMGLALAHAYPTRLVEMVDVNERAMSLARRNAEANNIRNVKVYESNTYDQVPEGRQFAAIVSNPPIRAGKQVVHRILSEAHTHLLPGGTLTVVIQKKQGAPSAEQKMLDVFGNVEIIARDKGYWIIQSVKA, from the coding sequence ATGTCAAATCATTACTACACAAAGAACCCTGAAACCGAAAGCAAGGAAACTTCCTGGACGTTTCCATTGAGGGGTCGTGAATTCCGTTTCATCTCGGACAGCGGTGTCTTCTCCAAAAGAACGGTCGACTTTGGTTCGCGCTTATTGATCGAAAGCTTCCGCTTGAATGAGGAAGTGGCCGGGGATATCCTGGATGTCGGCTGCGGTTACGGTCCGATGGGGCTTGCGCTCGCGCATGCTTATCCTACCAGACTGGTGGAGATGGTGGACGTAAACGAGCGGGCTATGTCTTTGGCACGCAGAAATGCGGAAGCCAACAACATCCGCAATGTGAAAGTCTACGAATCGAATACCTACGATCAAGTACCCGAAGGAAGGCAATTCGCTGCAATCGTCAGCAATCCGCCAATCCGCGCCGGGAAACAGGTCGTCCATCGCATCCTGTCGGAAGCACACACGCATCTCTTGCCGGGTGGCACGCTGACTGTGGTCATCCAGAAGAAGCAAGGCGCGCCGAGTGCCGAGCAGAAAATGCTGGATGTCTTCGGTAACGTCGAAATCATCGCACGCGACAAAGGCTATTGGATCATCCAATCGGTCAAGGCTTGA
- the secE gene encoding preprotein translocase subunit SecE — protein sequence MKFLKSVTDEMKQVTWPTGKELAKYTNTVVVTTILFGIFFAAVDFGITEAMDLILN from the coding sequence ATGAAATTTCTGAAGAGCGTAACGGATGAAATGAAGCAAGTGACTTGGCCGACTGGTAAGGAATTAGCAAAATATACAAATACGGTAGTCGTTACAACCATTCTATTCGGAATATTTTTTGCCGCAGTAGATTTTGGGATCACAGAGGCAATGGATTTAATCTTAAATTAA
- the rplA gene encoding 50S ribosomal protein L1 yields MAKKSKKFQDAAKKVDSTKSYSVEEAVALAKEVDFAKFDATVEVAYRLGIDTRKNDQQIRGAVVLPNGTGKTQRVLVFAKGEKAKEAEAAGADYVGDADMVQKIQGGWFDFDVVVATPDMMGEVGRLGRVLGPKGLMPNPKTGTVTMDVTKAIDEIKAGKVTYRADKAGNIHVPIGKVSFDDAKLLENFRTIHDVIVKAKPATAKGQYVKNVSVTTTFGPGVKVDASSL; encoded by the coding sequence ATGGCTAAAAAAAGTAAAAAATTCCAAGATGCTGCCAAAAAAGTCGATTCTACTAAATCATATTCAGTAGAAGAAGCAGTAGCATTAGCGAAAGAAGTCGATTTTGCAAAATTCGACGCAACTGTTGAGGTCGCTTACCGTTTAGGGATCGACACTCGTAAAAATGACCAACAAATCCGTGGAGCAGTTGTGCTTCCAAACGGAACTGGTAAAACACAACGCGTTTTAGTGTTCGCTAAAGGCGAAAAAGCTAAAGAAGCTGAAGCTGCTGGTGCAGACTACGTAGGCGACGCTGACATGGTTCAAAAAATCCAAGGCGGATGGTTTGACTTTGACGTTGTTGTTGCAACTCCTGACATGATGGGTGAAGTTGGACGTTTGGGTCGTGTATTGGGACCTAAAGGCTTGATGCCAAACCCTAAAACAGGTACTGTAACAATGGACGTAACGAAAGCTATTGACGAAATCAAAGCTGGTAAAGTTACATACCGTGCTGACAAAGCTGGTAACATCCACGTTCCTATCGGTAAAGTATCATTCGACGATGCTAAATTGTTGGAAAACTTCCGTACGATCCACGATGTAATCGTGAAAGCTAAACCAGCAACTGCTAAAGGCCAATACGTTAAAAACGTAAGTGTAACAACTACATTTGGACCTGGCGTTAAAGTGGACGCAAGCTCTTTATAA
- the rpoC gene encoding DNA-directed RNA polymerase subunit beta' — translation MIDVNKFESMQISLASPDKIRSWSYGEVKKPETINYRTLKPEKEGLFCERIFGPQKDWKCSCGKYNGIRYKGIVCDRCGVEVTRAKVRRERMGHIELAAPVTHVWYFKGIPSRMGLVLDMSPRALEEIIYFASYVVIEPGDTVLESKQLLTEREYRDKRAQFGNSFHAAMGAEAIKQLLDRVDVDTECEQLKEDLKSATGQKRTRAIRRLDILDAFRSSGNKPSWMIMDVIPVIPPDLRPMVQLEGGRFATSDLNDLYRRVINRNNRLKRLLDLNAPNIIVQNEKRMLQEAVDALIDNGRRGRPVTGPGNRPLKSLSHMLKGKQGRFRQNLLGKRVDYSGRSVIVVGPFLKMYQCGLPKEMAIELFKPFLMKELVARDIASNIKNAKRKIDRMDDDVWDVLEDVIREHPVLLNRAPTLHRLGIQAFEPVLVEGKAIRLHPLVCEAYNADFDGDQMAVHVPLGEEAQAEARLLMLAAQNILNPKDGKPVVTPSQDMVLGNYYLTLEEINKVGEGMIFSNAEEAGLAYEGGFVHLHTRVAISTNSLPKKPWTEWQRGRLLVTTVGKIFFNEIMPDEFPYLNEPTQFNLDVATPDKYFAEPGEDIPAFIKKQEIVGPFKKKYLGNIIAAVFKKFQVTETSKMLDKMKDLGYKISTRAGITVGIADILVLESKAEILDRAHKKVDNITKQFRRGLITDDERYTSIITTWNMAKDEIQVELMKTLGQENPIFMMSDSGARGNISNFTQLAGMRGLMAAPNGKIMELPITSNFREGLSVLEMFISTHGARKGMTDTALKTADSGYLTRRLVDVAQDVIIREDDCGTDRGLIVRSIREGNEVIEDLEERLIGRYAQKTVIHPENGNVLAVHNQLITEDMAKEIIDAGIEEVTIRSVFTCHTRHGVCKRCYGRNLATGSNVEVGEAVGTIAAQSIGEPGTQLTMRTFHTGGVAGDDITQGLPRIQEIFEARNPKGQAIITEVTGEVVSIDESASDRSKEVTVKGITDTRTYTIPYTARTKVAEGDIVHRGDPLTEGSIEPKSLLRVRDVLSVETYLLREVQKVYRMQGVEIGDKHIEVMVRQMLRKVRVMDPGSTDILPGTLMDISDFEDRNRAVINAGEVPATARPVLLGITKASLETNSFLSAASFQETTRVLTDAAIRGKKDSLLGLKENVIIGKIIPAGTGMARYRKMEPKAVEAESESVYSITDTAETGSNLSDYKA, via the coding sequence TTGATAGACGTTAATAAATTTGAAAGTATGCAAATCTCTTTGGCTTCTCCTGATAAGATCCGTAGCTGGTCTTACGGGGAAGTTAAAAAACCAGAAACAATCAACTACAGAACACTGAAACCTGAAAAAGAAGGTTTGTTCTGCGAGAGAATTTTTGGACCGCAAAAGGACTGGAAATGTTCATGTGGTAAATACAATGGTATCCGTTACAAAGGGATCGTTTGCGATCGCTGTGGCGTTGAAGTAACCCGCGCTAAGGTCCGTCGTGAAAGAATGGGCCATATCGAATTGGCTGCTCCTGTAACCCATGTATGGTACTTCAAAGGGATTCCTAGCCGTATGGGACTTGTATTGGATATGAGCCCGCGCGCGTTGGAAGAAATCATTTACTTCGCTTCATACGTTGTCATCGAACCAGGTGACACTGTGTTGGAATCGAAACAGTTGCTGACGGAAAGAGAATACCGTGACAAACGGGCGCAATTCGGAAACAGTTTCCATGCGGCCATGGGTGCGGAAGCCATCAAGCAATTGCTTGATCGCGTCGATGTCGATACTGAATGTGAACAATTAAAAGAAGACTTGAAATCCGCGACTGGACAAAAACGTACGCGTGCAATCCGTCGTTTGGACATCTTGGATGCTTTCCGTTCTTCAGGAAACAAACCTAGCTGGATGATCATGGATGTAATCCCGGTTATCCCTCCAGATTTGCGTCCGATGGTTCAATTGGAAGGCGGCCGTTTCGCAACAAGTGACTTGAACGACCTTTACCGTCGTGTCATCAACCGTAACAACCGTCTGAAACGCTTGTTGGACTTGAACGCACCGAACATCATCGTTCAGAATGAAAAACGTATGCTGCAGGAAGCTGTCGATGCTTTGATCGATAACGGTCGTCGTGGCCGTCCTGTAACAGGACCAGGTAACCGTCCGTTGAAATCACTTTCGCACATGTTGAAAGGGAAACAAGGACGTTTCCGTCAAAACTTGCTGGGTAAACGTGTTGACTACTCCGGACGTTCCGTAATCGTAGTTGGACCTTTCCTGAAAATGTATCAATGCGGATTACCGAAAGAAATGGCGATCGAGTTGTTCAAACCGTTCTTGATGAAAGAATTGGTTGCCCGTGATATCGCAAGCAACATCAAAAATGCAAAACGCAAAATCGACCGCATGGACGATGATGTATGGGATGTATTGGAAGATGTCATCAGAGAACATCCAGTATTGCTGAACCGCGCACCGACGCTTCACCGTTTGGGTATCCAAGCGTTTGAACCGGTACTTGTCGAAGGTAAAGCAATCCGTCTTCACCCGTTGGTATGTGAAGCCTACAATGCCGATTTCGATGGTGACCAAATGGCCGTCCACGTACCGCTGGGCGAAGAAGCGCAAGCAGAAGCGCGTCTATTGATGCTGGCTGCACAGAACATCTTGAATCCAAAAGATGGTAAACCAGTCGTAACACCATCCCAGGATATGGTCTTGGGTAACTATTACCTGACTCTGGAAGAAATAAATAAAGTCGGCGAAGGAATGATCTTCTCCAATGCTGAAGAAGCTGGTCTGGCTTATGAAGGTGGCTTTGTCCATCTGCATACAAGAGTAGCAATCAGCACGAATTCGTTGCCTAAGAAACCATGGACAGAATGGCAAAGAGGCCGTCTGTTGGTCACGACAGTCGGTAAGATCTTCTTCAACGAAATCATGCCTGATGAATTCCCGTACCTGAATGAACCTACCCAATTCAACTTGGATGTTGCGACTCCGGATAAATATTTTGCCGAACCAGGTGAAGATATTCCTGCGTTCATCAAAAAACAAGAAATTGTTGGACCGTTCAAGAAGAAATACCTTGGAAACATCATTGCTGCCGTATTCAAGAAGTTCCAAGTAACGGAAACTTCGAAGATGCTGGACAAAATGAAGGACTTGGGTTATAAAATCTCGACTCGTGCAGGTATCACTGTAGGGATCGCCGATATTTTGGTATTGGAATCCAAAGCAGAGATCCTGGATAGAGCCCACAAAAAAGTCGATAACATCACGAAGCAATTCCGTCGTGGTCTGATCACTGATGATGAAAGATACACCAGCATCATCACAACCTGGAATATGGCGAAGGATGAAATCCAAGTCGAACTGATGAAGACATTGGGACAAGAAAACCCGATCTTCATGATGAGTGATTCCGGAGCCCGTGGTAACATCTCCAACTTTACGCAACTTGCCGGTATGCGTGGTCTGATGGCTGCTCCAAACGGTAAGATCATGGAATTGCCGATCACTTCGAACTTCCGTGAAGGACTAAGCGTTTTGGAAATGTTTATCTCTACCCATGGAGCTCGTAAAGGGATGACCGATACAGCCTTGAAGACAGCCGATTCAGGTTACCTGACTCGTCGTCTGGTTGACGTGGCGCAAGATGTCATCATCCGTGAAGACGATTGCGGAACCGATCGTGGTCTGATAGTCCGTTCCATCCGAGAAGGCAATGAAGTCATTGAGGACTTGGAAGAACGTCTGATTGGCCGTTATGCTCAAAAAACAGTTATCCATCCAGAGAACGGCAACGTTCTTGCTGTGCATAACCAATTGATCACAGAAGATATGGCGAAAGAAATCATTGATGCCGGTATCGAAGAAGTGACGATCCGTTCCGTGTTCACGTGCCACACGAGACACGGCGTCTGCAAACGTTGCTACGGCCGCAACTTGGCTACTGGTTCAAATGTTGAGGTTGGTGAAGCAGTCGGTACGATTGCTGCCCAATCCATCGGTGAGCCTGGTACTCAATTGACCATGCGTACATTCCATACGGGTGGGGTTGCCGGAGACGATATCACACAAGGTTTGCCGCGTATCCAAGAAATTTTTGAAGCGCGTAATCCGAAAGGACAAGCGATCATCACAGAAGTTACAGGGGAAGTTGTCTCCATCGATGAAAGTGCATCCGATCGTTCCAAAGAAGTAACAGTCAAAGGTATCACGGATACAAGAACGTATACCATCCCTTACACTGCACGTACGAAAGTGGCTGAAGGCGACATCGTTCACCGTGGTGATCCATTGACTGAAGGATCCATCGAGCCTAAGAGCTTGCTGCGCGTCCGCGACGTACTGTCTGTTGAGACTTACTTGCTGCGCGAAGTTCAGAAAGTATACCGTATGCAAGGGGTAGAAATCGGCGACAAGCATATCGAGGTTATGGTCCGTCAAATGTTGCGTAAAGTCCGCGTTATGGATCCGGGTTCAACAGATATCCTGCCAGGTACACTGATGGATATCTCAGATTTCGAAGACCGTAACCGTGCTGTCATCAACGCTGGGGAAGTTCCAGCAACAGCCCGTCCAGTTCTGTTGGGGATCACAAAAGCGTCCTTGGAAACAAACAGCTTCTTGTCTGCTGCTTCCTTCCAAGAAACGACTCGTGTCTTGACGGATGCTGCGATCCGCGGCAAGAAAGATTCCTTGTTGGGTCTTAAAGAGAATGTTATCATCGGTAAGATCATCCCTGCTGGTACAGGTATGGCCCGCTACCGTAAGATGGAGCCGAAAGCCGTCGAAGCCGAAAGTGAGAGCGTCTATAGCATCACTGACACAGCCGAAACTGGTTCAAACCTATCTGACTACAAAGCCTAA